TGCCACGTATTGGGCAAGAAGTCATCGTTGATTTTATGGATGGCGACCCAGATCGTCCTCTCATTACAGGTCGTGTCTACAATGCGGACCAAATGCCGCCTTGGGACCTACCTGCCAATAAAACACAAAGCGGTATCCTGACGCGCTCCACTAAAGAAGGCACCGCCGCGAACGCCAACTGGTTACGCTTTGAAGACAAAATCGGCGAGGAGCAGGTGTTTCTTCATGCCGAGAAAAACCAAGACATCGAAGTCGAAAACGATGAAACCCACTGGGTGGGTCACGATCGCACCAAAACCATCGACAACGATGAAACCGTATTTGTGCACCACGACCGTACCGAAACTGTCGACAACAACGAAACCATCACCATTGGCGTTGATCGTACCGAGACGGTAGGCAACAACGAAACCATCGGCATCGGCGTTAACCGTACCGAAACCGTCGGGGCAAACGAAACCATTGCCATCGGTGCCAACCGAACGGAAACCGTGGGCAGTAACGAAGTGGTGACGATCTCCCAAAACCGCATGCACACTACGCTCATGGCAGAAGTTAAATCTGTGGGCTTAGCTCGTGTGCATTCTGTAGGTCTAAATGAAACCAACACTGTGGGTGTGGCGCAGCAAAATACCATAGGCATGAATCAAACCAACACAATTGGTCAAACACAGTCGACCAGTGTTGGTAAAAAAATGAGTGTGGATGTCGGAGAAGAAATCATCATTCGCACAGGAAAATCGTCCATCCACATGCTTGCCGACGGCACCATCACCATTTCTGGCGTTAATATCAAGATTGAAGCGGAAGAGAACATCAATACCGTTTCAACCAAAGACACCAATATGAAAGCCAGTGGCCTGATCACCCAGAAAGCCAAGAAGATTTTGGAGAACTAATTAGCATGAGTGAAGTGAATGGCCAAACAACTGGCTCATCAGCGAAGGCTGAAGTGCAAACCGAAACAGCTTCAATACAAGACAACTGGGTAGAATCTGCCGTTAACTCGGGGCCGCAAAGACATGTGCAAATCAACGTTCCTGTTCTGGGAACCCTACTTGGCTACGACGAAGAGGGTGCTCCTTATGTTTCTCATGAGTACAGTGACCTTCCTTATATCAAAGCATTATCAACTGTGAAGTTGAAAGAGAAAGACATTGAGCGGCCTGTAACACTGATTTTTAACCAAGGTGATGCAAGTAAGCCTATTATCATTGGCGTGATTCAAGATCCTGCATTTGAAACAGATGAAGAGCCACTTGTTTTAGAAAATGAGCATGGTATTGAACTGAAATGTGGCCAAGGAAAAATTGTGTTAGATCCTACTGGCGGTGTATTTGTCCAAGGTAGCACGATTAACACACAAGCCTATGGTACAAATCAGCTGAAAGGCGGTGTGGTGAAAATTAACTGATGGAACTAAATAACTTTACCAACCTACAAGCGCGATATGTCGGCAGTACGTTAAAAGATGGACGCGAAGTGATTGTGCTAGTGGCAAAAGGCACTTGGAGTATTCCCAGCCAAGGAGAAGCGCCGACGCCGATATATGATAATCCAGTTGAAGTCATGGTGGCGGACAGCACATTGGGCGATCCGGCCTCCAGCCCCACGCTATATGAAAATGATCTCGCACCGATTAAGCCCAAATGCGATGTGGTGATGCATGCGTGCGCATATAGTCCTAATGATGAGGCCGTGGCAGAGCGTATGGTCAATCTAGCCGTTGCCGATCAAATTAATAAAAGCATTCGTGTGTTTGGCCCACGTGCATGGAAACGTACAGTATTAGGCGCAGAGCCTGATACAGCACAGCCTTATCTCAAGCAAGAAATACGTTATGACCTTGCCTTCGGTGGTGTCGATATGACGGACTATGATAGCAAAGGAAAAATGCATGAATGTGAAAGCAATCCTATTGGCATAGGGTATGCGCCAAAAACGCCACTACAAGACATAGTAGGGACTTCCGCTCCACAACTTGAGGCGGTTGACCAGTCTATTAAAAGCCCTGATAAAAAACATTATCGCCCAATGGCATTTGGCCCAATCGCACGACGATCACAGCCTCGTTTAAGCTTTGGCGGCACCTATGACCAAAACTGGCTCGATAATGTCAGCCCGTTTTTACCCGATGACTTTGATGAGCAGTATTATCAATTTGCGCCTCAAGATCAGCAAATGAACTATCTGCAAGGAGGGGAAAAGGTCACATTAGTTGGTGTGACACCGGATCAGTTTCGTCAGTTTCAGCTACCAACGACACAGCTTTATATGGCCGTTATCAAGTCTGGTGGACAAGAGGAAATATTAGACTGTCACGCGGATACCTTATTTCTAGAGCCTGAGCTTGGACGTTTCAGTATTACTTGGCGCGCGTATGTTCCTATCGAATACTACCCAGGGGAAATCGACAAACTTATTGTTGGGCACCCTACACCCGGTTGGCGCCGAGCACGAGCTAAAGGAAAAGAGTACCGATCATTAAAGAGACCTAAGGCCGTATGAATCAAGAACACACTTTACCGGTTACGTCAGACTCCCCTTTATATATCGAAGACATCGGTTTTTATTCATCATTAGGGTGTGGTTGGGAGATTAACGGTGCTGCGATGATGCTAGGCTACAACGGTCGCTATGACGAAGTGGCTCGCTGTGCATTAGATCGTAAAGTCCGCGGCTATCGTCGTTTGACTAGCTTACTCAAGGACTCGATTCGGGAGATCGATACCAAGGACGTTGGGTATGTTTTGCTGTGTACCAGTGAGCCTACGCGCGTGGGCCTGATCGCAGATATTCATCTAAAGCAGCTAAGCGAAGCGTTACTCGATGATGAAGAAATTCGTCAACGAATCGGCGGTAAACCACTTTCTGTTATAAACAACGGCCGTGCTTCTTTGGTATATGCCTTTGAAAAAGCCAATGCCGTTCTAAACCAAAGTGTCGATAAAGTATTAGTGTTGTTTGTTGACACTTACTTAATGAGCGGGACTTTATCTGCGCTTGCTAATCCCCCTTACAGAGAGCGTATACCTCATAAGCTAAGAGTCCTGATACCTGAGCGCAACAGCGATGGCTTTATCCCTGGTGAAGCGGTCGGTGGGATGATCTTGAGTCGACAGCCTCATAAAGCCGATTTAAAAGTGCTCGGCACCAGCATTCAATATGAAAGAGCCTTGATCGACACATCCGACGTATTGAAGGGGCAAGCGCTAACAGCGGCTTATCGACAAGTCTCTGACAGAGCTGCAACGCCTCTACACGAATGCCGTTACCGTATGGCGAGCATCTCTGGCGAGCAATATTTCTTTAAAGAGGCGGGCTTGGCCCAGACCCGTGCCCTGACGCAAAAAACCGAATCGCAACCACTGTGGCTGCCAGCCAGTTACATCGGTGAAACTGGTGCAAGTGTTGGGTTAGGGATGATTACGATGGCTCGCTATGCCAATCAGCGTAGCATGGCCCCAGGCGCCCATGTGATCGCCCACTGCAGCAATGATGACAGTGCTCGCGGTGCTTTTATAATGGAATACACAGGAGAGCATCATGGCTAACCAAGTTTTTGCTAATGGATTAGAAATCGCTTGTAAAGCGGCGGCTGGTTTATCCCCTGCCGCGTTTCCAGATCCTTGTTTCAGTCCCTATCTTATCCCGTACCCGAATACGACATTTGCGAAAGATCTAGCCAATGCTAGTACCACGGTCTTTATCACGAATAAACCTATCGCTCTGAAAGATCAATCTTTCTTTGCGACCAGTACCGGTAATGAACCTGCGACCAATAACTACGCCAAAGGCCTAAAAACCCAAGTCATTACAGGCAAAGGCTACTTCCGATCATGGTCTATGGATGTATTTGTGGAGGGTTATAACGTATGTCGTCATACCGATAATATGACCCATAACCACGGCTCTGATCCAGGGAATACAGGTAACTGGCAATATTTGGATACGCCAGATGACAAAGCAGCTTGTAAGGCTGATAGAAAGCGTGTTGAAGACGAGTGCGGTGTTTCTAAAAAGGATAATGATCGTTTTAAGAAGCGCCAAGAAAAAGCCTCAAAGCGCAAAAAGAAAAAATCAGCTTCCTCCTCCAAGGCTAGTAAGCCACGCAATATGACATGGAAAGACAAACATTGTACTGGAGTGATGATCAAACCGACCAATATTAAAGAGTTAGAGGATAGGCTTAGTGAATTAAAAGAAGAAGCCACCGGTATGATTGCTGACATAGAAGGCGTCTTAAAAGATTATGCCATTGAAGCAGGAAAGGATTATGCCATCAGAGCTGGGGCGAAGCATGTTGGCGCACTGGGGTGTACAGTACTCTCCCCAGCAGGGACGGCAGCCTGCGAGATTGGTGTAGGCGTATATAATGTGCTGGATGGTGTATGGACGGCAGGCAGTACCGCGGTTGGAGTGTATGGGATGCGCTTTGAAGCGGGTACATTGGTTGATCAAGCGCGTACTTCAAAAAAATACATGAATAAGCTGGCTGAGTATGAATCACAGCTGAGTCGTGCAACCAGTCAAAAAGAAATTGATCAATTAAAATCTGATTTCTGGGAGTCTTTCCGCGCAGACATGAAAGAGTTCGTCGAAGACAATGAGTGTCTTAAAACGCGTAAATGTATGTTAGTGCCCTATGACTCGGGTCAAAAAGGCGGAAAGCACGGTAAAGAGGCCTCTTCAAACGTCGCCAAGACCAGCAGTGCGGGTAAGACCAATGCAGATGATCTGTTTGGCAAGCTAGGCAATGCCTCGACAGGCGGTTGCTGCCCTGGCCAAACGGGCCACCACCTACTCCCCGAGGCGTGGTTATCGGACAGTAAGTGTGGTTACAGCAAGTCAGTACACAACAAGGCGCCAACAGTATGTGCGGAAGGGGTGGGGCATAGTGACGGCACCCATGGAACGTTTCATACGAAAACGGATGAAGTGTCAAAGAAGCATTTGGGTGAACAAGTTTCTATAGATCAGGCAATTAACCTTGCACAAGAAGGCCACCAGAATGCGGTGAATACAGACTTTGGTGAAAGGTGGTTTGGGAAACATTGTGACCCTGACTGTATTAAAGCCCAGCTGCAAGCATTTTATAAAAGTATGGATTGCAAGCCCACTGTAAAAGATAAAGTGGGTGGTGAAGGTGCTACTAGCGATTCGAGTACTAGTACAATAGGTAATCAAGGGTTGTAAAAATGTCAAAAAATAATATTGAAGACGAAAAATATAATATTTTTAATGAGTTCATAATTCATGACTGTGCAATATTATCAGAGAGTTATTATTGTGCTAGCGCTGAGGAAGTTATACCCGAAGAAGAGTTTGACTATTATTCATCACGTGGTAAAACCATGCTAGGTTATTATCTCACGGATTGGCAAAAAGATACTAGCCCTCCAGAATGGGGGGGGAAAGTATGGCCAAGGCACTCCTTTTTTAATACTCGAGTTATAAATACAGCCCCTTATGAATATCTAATTATGGACGATGCAGGCCAAGGGTTCTACGGTGGCCTTGGCGATAATAAGTTTGCTGAAAAACAGCTATCGCCCAAAACGCGCTTTCATCAGCTAGCAAAAGTCGATGACCAAGTGTATGGCGTTGGCTGGGGGCGCGATGTGTTTAAACGCTTAGGCCCTGAGCAATGGGAATGTATCTCCACAGAGATTAAAGCTCCCAGTGGTAATGGCTGTGGGTTTGAAGACATGGATGGGTTTTCAAAAAATGATTTGTACGCCGTAGGCGGAACTAATGATATTTGGCACTTTGATGGTGAGAAGTGGCGTTATATTGATGTTTGTGATGAACAAATGTTGCCGCTCTCCGTATGCTGTGCCGAAGACGGTTATGTCTACATCGGCTGCGCATGGGGGATTGTCCTACGTGGTCGCGGTGAAGAATGGGACGTATTCCATACCGATAAAAATATAAAGTTCTGCGATACCGTTGCTTATAAAGGCCGTGTATTTTTCGGCAGCGAAAATGGCGTGTTTGTATCACAACAAAATACAGAAGCCTTTAGCTGTCAGCCTTATGACTTTGAAGGGCAAATTGCCCCATTAAATGCGCGTCGTTTGGATGCAGGGCATGGCCTATTGCTTGCGGCCAGCCTTAACAGTGTTGCCTTGTATGATGGCGAACGTTGGCAATATCTCTATGGCGGCGGTCCATCGCCAAAAGAAGAAGCCATGCTGCTTGAGATGTTGACGCAAGAAGCCGAGCAAGACCTAGATGAACTGACAGAATTAGCGGACAAGCTTAAATCCGCGAAGGGGCAAGGCTAAATGGCACTGTCCCCTTGGCTATTTGCCCATGTGAAACATGATGCGCCCTATGCGTGGTTTCGTTGTCACCATGGGCTCTTTTCGTCACAGCTAACGCCGCAGCATATTGAAGAGTACGAGCATAAGCTGGCAGAGTACTTGCAGCTTGTTCGGTTAGATACAGAAGGTAAGGCCGATTATCTTTCGGCCATGGAGCCGGATACATGGGGCGCCGTGTTTATTCTGACGGTCGTCGCGATAGAGCAACACAATACTGAGCGTTTTACCGTCATATTAGATGACATCGCCGAGCGTGATACCCAATACAATGAGTTGGTCTCTGCTCTGACATGGTTGCCCATAGGGCGAAGTGTCAAAGCCATTAAGCAAACGCTCAAGCACGCCTCGGCAAAAGTTCGCGCCTGTGGCATTGAAGCATTGAGCATTCTCAAACAGCCCCCTGACGAGCAAAGCTTATTGCATTGGCTAACGGCCGGAAGCGATGAAGAGCGTGTTGCAGCGCTTCAGTTAATCGGTGACCTAAAAGCCACGACACCTGCTATCGCGCAACAGCTTGGTCAGTTGCTAACTATTGAAAAGGCCAATAGTACGGAGGTCTTTTATGCCATCCGAGCGGCGCTACGACTGGGTAATAAAGACTTCGTAAAACGGTTAACGCCATATCTAGAGCAGCCCAACGAGCATTTTAATGAAGCCGTTATCGCTGCGTTTAGTGTGCTCTCGAAGGCTGACATTGAGCAGCAGTTCGACCAATGGTTTCACACAGGCTTGCCGCTAGAGCAGCGTTTATTCGCTTTGATGGTGGCGGGTTTACCGCATCGCATGACGGAAGTGTTAGAAGCAATTAACGATCCGGCTTACAACCAACAAGCCGGCATGGTGTTTAGTGTGATCACTGGAATGCATTTGGATGATGCAAGCTTGTCTCTGGATGTCGCCAGTGATTTTGAGCCCCAAGCCGCGAACAGTGATTATGCTGATTTACCCATGCCGGATCCGATCCTCGTCCCCAACTGGTGGCGACAGCATGAACAAGCGTTCGATCCGAATAATCGCTACCTCGGAGGGCAAGCACACTCGCCCGAAGGCCTCATTGATCTGCACCAAAGCGCACGACAATACACCCGTTATCTAGCGGGGCAATTTGCAGCGTATCAACAACCTAACTTCGTGGCTGATAACCTCAGAGCACGACTTATAAGAGTGTATTAATACTTTATATTCTGCTTCTTGTTACTTCTGTATGTTATTTTAAAAAATTTTAAATCTTTATATGCCTAAATTCAGATAATAAGTGCGACACTTTTTATTTCAAGCAACTAAGCACATTTCTTTAAAAACCATCGCTGGTTGCTTGAACCCTAGACACTTTTTTGGACGATAGTTTATTCGTCTCATCGCGAAGTGTATTCTCTCTTCTGTAACTTCTCTTAAATCAGTGCCTTTGGGTACATACTGCCTTAAAAGTCCGTTGCTATTTTCATTAGCGCCACGCTCCCAAGAGCTATATGGATGAGCAAAATACACTTTCGTATTTAATGCTTCAGCTATCTCAGCATGGTAGGCAAACTCTCGGCCATTATCGGCTGTGATCGTGTGTACATGATCTTTAAACGGCATCAATAACTCTATAGTCGCTTGAGTCACATCTTTAGCTGATTTCGAATCCACTTTCTTTATGAGGTAAAAGCGCGTCTTTCTTTCTAACAAGGTGACGATAGAACCTGTTCCATGTTTGCCTAAAACAGTGTCTATTTCCCAATCACCAAAACGCTTTTTTGTCTCTACAATGGCTGGGCGCTCATCAATAGAGACCTTGTTTTTAATCACTTCTGCTTTCGTTCGCTGGCCTTTCCGGTAGCGTTTTTTTCCTTGTCTCAAATGGCGATAAAGTGTCCCTTTGTTTCTTTTGTCATCATGGATGTACTGATAAATCCATTCATGACTAACAGGAACACCACAGTTTTTGAGTACGTCAGAGACTTGCTCAGGACTCCAGTCAATTTCAATTAAAATACGAATAAAATCAATCGTCTTTGATGATATACGATATTTAGCGGATGTTTTTCGCCGT
The Marinomonas maritima DNA segment above includes these coding regions:
- a CDS encoding DUF6484 domain-containing protein, with the protein product MSEVNGQTTGSSAKAEVQTETASIQDNWVESAVNSGPQRHVQINVPVLGTLLGYDEEGAPYVSHEYSDLPYIKALSTVKLKEKDIERPVTLIFNQGDASKPIIIGVIQDPAFETDEEPLVLENEHGIELKCGQGKIVLDPTGGVFVQGSTINTQAYGTNQLKGGVVKIN
- a CDS encoding DUF2169 family type VI secretion system accessory protein, whose amino-acid sequence is MELNNFTNLQARYVGSTLKDGREVIVLVAKGTWSIPSQGEAPTPIYDNPVEVMVADSTLGDPASSPTLYENDLAPIKPKCDVVMHACAYSPNDEAVAERMVNLAVADQINKSIRVFGPRAWKRTVLGAEPDTAQPYLKQEIRYDLAFGGVDMTDYDSKGKMHECESNPIGIGYAPKTPLQDIVGTSAPQLEAVDQSIKSPDKKHYRPMAFGPIARRSQPRLSFGGTYDQNWLDNVSPFLPDDFDEQYYQFAPQDQQMNYLQGGEKVTLVGVTPDQFRQFQLPTTQLYMAVIKSGGQEEILDCHADTLFLEPELGRFSITWRAYVPIEYYPGEIDKLIVGHPTPGWRRARAKGKEYRSLKRPKAV
- a CDS encoding PAAR-like domain-containing protein: MANQVFANGLEIACKAAAGLSPAAFPDPCFSPYLIPYPNTTFAKDLANASTTVFITNKPIALKDQSFFATSTGNEPATNNYAKGLKTQVITGKGYFRSWSMDVFVEGYNVCRHTDNMTHNHGSDPGNTGNWQYLDTPDDKAACKADRKRVEDECGVSKKDNDRFKKRQEKASKRKKKKSASSSKASKPRNMTWKDKHCTGVMIKPTNIKELEDRLSELKEEATGMIADIEGVLKDYAIEAGKDYAIRAGAKHVGALGCTVLSPAGTAACEIGVGVYNVLDGVWTAGSTAVGVYGMRFEAGTLVDQARTSKKYMNKLAEYESQLSRATSQKEIDQLKSDFWESFRADMKEFVEDNECLKTRKCMLVPYDSGQKGGKHGKEASSNVAKTSSAGKTNADDLFGKLGNASTGGCCPGQTGHHLLPEAWLSDSKCGYSKSVHNKAPTVCAEGVGHSDGTHGTFHTKTDEVSKKHLGEQVSIDQAINLAQEGHQNAVNTDFGERWFGKHCDPDCIKAQLQAFYKSMDCKPTVKDKVGGEGATSDSSTSTIGNQGL
- a CDS encoding IS30 family transposase, with amino-acid sequence MNYQQLTEGKRYQISALLGQEISVANIARTLNCHRATVYRELKRNKKVTEYCPDKAQSACLIRRKTSAKYRISSKTIDFIRILIEIDWSPEQVSDVLKNCGVPVSHEWIYQYIHDDKRNKGTLYRHLRQGKKRYRKGQRTKAEVIKNKVSIDERPAIVETKKRFGDWEIDTVLGKHGTGSIVTLLERKTRFYLIKKVDSKSAKDVTQATIELLMPFKDHVHTITADNGREFAYHAEIAEALNTKVYFAHPYSSWERGANENSNGLLRQYVPKGTDLREVTEERIHFAMRRINYRPKKCLGFKQPAMVFKEMCLVA